One part of the uncultured Celeribacter sp. genome encodes these proteins:
- a CDS encoding 2-hydroxyacid dehydrogenase translates to MKKLKIAAIGDQFITSAVFETAVRDAIGAGCEVVTRDLQWPEVPFFAHDGPAGTEIKEYSGNPKDLEAILADAEVLVTHLAPVTAELLENAPRLKFIGVSRGGPTNINMEAARARNVTVCNVPGRNASAVAEFTVGAILANVRRITVGHAGLSQGIWRGDLYRYDRTGDELSDLTVGLLGYSHIGQRVVRLLKPFGCRILICDPYAKLTVQDAIDGVEQVDIEDLIARSDILSLHARVTPETTGIISAERIAKMKKGAVLVNSARGELVDQPALVEALVKGHLGGAALDTFEVEPPKSDDELLRLPNVTLTPHIAGASRRVATFAAEQIAEDLARFMKGEKLKNPCN, encoded by the coding sequence ATGAAGAAACTCAAGATTGCTGCCATCGGTGATCAATTCATCACCTCGGCGGTTTTTGAGACTGCGGTGCGCGATGCAATTGGCGCGGGATGCGAGGTGGTTACGCGCGATTTGCAATGGCCCGAGGTGCCGTTCTTCGCGCATGACGGGCCGGCAGGGACGGAAATCAAGGAATACAGCGGCAACCCCAAGGATCTCGAAGCCATACTGGCGGACGCGGAGGTTTTGGTGACGCACCTGGCACCTGTGACCGCAGAGCTTTTGGAAAATGCGCCGCGCCTGAAATTCATCGGCGTGTCGCGGGGCGGGCCGACCAATATCAACATGGAGGCGGCCCGCGCCCGCAACGTGACCGTGTGCAATGTCCCCGGGCGCAATGCTTCCGCAGTGGCGGAATTCACCGTCGGTGCGATTCTGGCCAATGTGCGCCGCATCACCGTGGGCCATGCCGGGCTGTCCCAAGGCATCTGGCGCGGCGATCTCTACCGTTATGACCGGACGGGCGATGAGTTGTCGGATTTGACCGTCGGGCTTTTGGGGTACAGCCATATCGGACAGCGGGTGGTGCGTCTGCTCAAACCCTTCGGCTGCAGGATCTTGATCTGCGATCCCTATGCGAAACTGACCGTGCAGGATGCCATTGATGGCGTCGAACAGGTCGACATCGAGGATCTGATTGCGCGGTCCGATATTCTAAGCCTGCATGCGCGGGTGACGCCAGAGACGACGGGTATCATCTCGGCGGAGCGGATCGCGAAGATGAAAAAGGGTGCGGTTCTGGTGAACTCGGCGCGGGGCGAACTGGTCGATCAACCGGCGCTCGTTGAAGCTTTGGTCAAGGGTCATCTCGGCGGTGCGGCGCTTGATACCTTCGAAGTGGAGCCGCCTAAAAGCGATGATGAATTGTTGCGATTGCCCAATGTCACCCTGACCCCTCATATTGCCGGTGCATCGCGCCGCGTGGCGACATTCGCTGCCGAACAAATCGCAGAAGATCTGGCGCGCTTTATGAAAGGGGAAAAACTCAAAAACCCATGTAACTGA
- a CDS encoding ABC transporter permease, whose translation MSDGLVNMTQRRGFNLKGGGQIIGVLIAFVVICVVASLVAPQFLTSYNMTIISRDLAFIGIVAIAQGMLLLLGDIDVSIGAIAGLCGIVCTKLLVDAQLDPALAISAGLAVGAIAGAVNGTIITMFNLNSLVVTIGMLSVYSGLNLWITKGRTIVGLPKEVTVLGGGTLMGVPVPVYIMAGVFLVILFLTTKTVYGRRLYAVGNSREAAKIIGIHEQRVRITAYAVAGALAGLAGMLLCFRLVSAQASMGQSWLLPSIAAPVIGGIATTGGIGTIWGALLGAAIIAVIGNVIVLGGVDVYLQQVVTGAIVVIAVALDAITRKMGRG comes from the coding sequence ATGTCTGACGGGCTGGTGAACATGACGCAGAGACGAGGTTTCAATCTGAAAGGCGGTGGTCAGATCATTGGGGTTCTGATCGCATTTGTGGTGATTTGCGTGGTGGCGTCCTTGGTCGCGCCGCAATTCCTGACAAGCTACAACATGACGATTATTTCCCGCGATCTCGCCTTTATCGGCATCGTGGCCATAGCGCAGGGTATGTTGCTTTTGCTCGGGGACATCGACGTCTCCATCGGCGCAATCGCAGGGCTGTGCGGCATCGTCTGCACCAAACTTCTGGTCGATGCCCAGCTCGATCCGGCGCTCGCCATTTCGGCGGGGCTGGCGGTCGGAGCCATCGCCGGCGCTGTCAACGGCACGATTATCACCATGTTTAATCTGAACTCTCTGGTGGTGACCATCGGGATGCTCAGCGTATATTCTGGGCTGAACCTCTGGATCACAAAGGGCCGCACCATCGTGGGCCTGCCGAAAGAGGTGACGGTTCTGGGCGGTGGTACGCTCATGGGTGTACCCGTGCCGGTCTATATCATGGCGGGCGTGTTTCTGGTGATCCTGTTCCTGACCACGAAAACGGTCTACGGGCGCCGCCTTTACGCGGTCGGCAACAGTCGCGAGGCTGCCAAGATCATTGGCATTCACGAACAACGCGTTCGCATCACCGCCTATGCTGTTGCAGGTGCGCTTGCCGGGCTTGCCGGGATGCTTCTTTGCTTCCGCCTCGTGTCGGCGCAGGCCTCGATGGGGCAATCCTGGCTTTTGCCGTCGATTGCCGCACCTGTCATTGGCGGCATCGCCACCACGGGTGGCATCGGCACGATCTGGGGCGCGCTTCTGGGCGCGGCTATCATTGCAGTGATCGGCAATGTGATCGTGCTGGGTGGTGTTGACGTCTACCTGCAACAGGTGGTCACGGGCGCGATCGTGGTGATTGCCGTCGCTCTCGATGCCATCACACGTAAAATGGGCCGGGGCTGA
- a CDS encoding FGGY family carbohydrate kinase codes for MKTAYVMAIDAGTGSGRAIIYNTRGEIVGSAQEEWVHPAVEGVPGGLDFTTGPNGELIDRVIARAIAAAEISAGEIAAVSTTSMREGIVLYDDAGEVLWACPNVDGRAQVQAEALTEAGISDEIYRRGGDWVSITAPARLHWLRDNRPEVFARVSRLGMISDWMATRLTGVYVTEPTAGSSSALFDLSNRGWSEELLELIGLSPEIVPPVVEAGTKIGEVTAEAAARCGLASGTPVVAGGGDTQLALLGLGRRAGQATLVGGSFWQMTILSDQALIDPAFGPRTLCHARPGEWMVEGIGFLSGFALRWVRDAFFEPLLQLSGGDVDAFELIEKLAQDTPVGSHGTVAATACPMQSDAWRQPPLSFLGLDLNAPGLALGQVARSVMEAGAFLANHHLETLEALSGQRYDKLQFTGGSSQGRLWPQIIADVTGREIEIPVVKETTALGCAMLAAVGAGVFATMDEAVAAMASPIERRVVPDPDNMALYAPLKARWSDVTDGLRDLGEVSGLEPIWRPAGARVKQ; via the coding sequence ATGAAGACAGCCTATGTGATGGCGATCGATGCCGGCACTGGCAGCGGGCGCGCGATTATTTACAACACGCGAGGTGAGATTGTTGGAAGCGCCCAGGAGGAATGGGTGCATCCGGCGGTGGAAGGTGTCCCCGGCGGTCTGGATTTCACAACCGGGCCAAATGGCGAACTGATTGACCGGGTGATTGCCCGGGCGATTGCCGCCGCTGAAATCTCCGCCGGGGAGATCGCCGCCGTGTCAACGACCTCGATGCGTGAAGGGATCGTGCTTTATGATGATGCGGGTGAGGTGCTTTGGGCTTGTCCGAATGTCGATGGGCGCGCGCAGGTTCAGGCCGAGGCGCTGACCGAGGCGGGCATCTCGGATGAGATTTATCGTCGCGGTGGCGATTGGGTGTCGATCACGGCCCCCGCGCGGCTGCACTGGCTGCGTGACAACCGCCCTGAGGTTTTTGCAAGAGTGTCTCGGCTCGGGATGATTTCCGACTGGATGGCGACCCGGCTGACCGGTGTCTATGTGACCGAACCCACAGCGGGGTCGTCGAGTGCACTCTTCGATCTCTCAAATCGCGGTTGGTCCGAAGAGTTGCTCGAGTTGATCGGGCTGTCGCCGGAGATCGTGCCGCCTGTGGTCGAGGCCGGGACCAAGATTGGTGAAGTCACCGCAGAGGCTGCCGCACGCTGTGGGTTGGCTTCGGGGACGCCTGTTGTGGCGGGCGGTGGCGATACGCAGCTTGCGCTCTTGGGGCTCGGTCGTCGGGCTGGTCAGGCGACACTGGTGGGGGGAAGCTTCTGGCAGATGACGATCCTTTCGGATCAGGCGTTGATTGATCCGGCCTTCGGGCCGCGCACGCTGTGCCATGCGCGCCCGGGAGAATGGATGGTCGAAGGGATCGGGTTTCTGAGCGGCTTTGCGCTGCGCTGGGTTCGGGACGCATTTTTCGAGCCCTTGTTACAGCTTTCTGGCGGCGATGTTGACGCCTTCGAACTGATCGAGAAGCTGGCGCAGGACACGCCTGTCGGATCCCATGGGACGGTTGCCGCCACGGCCTGTCCGATGCAATCCGACGCATGGCGCCAGCCGCCGCTGAGTTTTCTAGGACTCGATCTGAACGCGCCGGGACTGGCGCTTGGCCAAGTGGCGCGCTCTGTCATGGAGGCGGGGGCCTTCCTCGCCAACCATCACCTTGAAACGCTCGAAGCCCTGTCGGGCCAGCGCTACGACAAATTGCAATTCACCGGCGGTTCGAGCCAGGGCAGGCTTTGGCCGCAGATCATTGCGGATGTGACGGGCCGCGAGATCGAGATTCCAGTGGTCAAGGAAACCACCGCGCTGGGCTGTGCCATGTTGGCAGCTGTGGGGGCGGGGGTGTTCGCAACGATGGACGAGGCCGTCGCAGCAATGGCCAGCCCGATCGAACGCCGCGTGGTGCCCGATCCTGACAATATGGCGCTATATGCGCCGCTGAAAGCGCGTTGGTCCGATGTGACCGACGGGCTGCGAGATCTTGGTGAGGTCTCCGGACTGGAGCCGATCTGGCGTCCGGCGGGGGCGCGTGTGAAACAGTGA
- a CDS encoding sugar ABC transporter permease yields MATPPAASFRSARDVSQRKRAEWSMTLPLMAGLAIFAGYPLVYLVLLAFSRSDLGQQFQGFVGFENFDWALSGTNFSGSVGHAILFALIVSLVQLALGLYLAVILSKIVRGGRWLRTIVLLPLMTPPVMVGIAWKLILNPSGGWLNGVLLRTGLIDDPISFFGNHALAFPAIMLADTWQWTPLIVILCFAILQGVPHDVEEAAALDGAYPKRIFWTVTLPMIAPALLSVYLLRVIMALKTFDLVYTLTSGGPGNATNIATFEIWKTALREFDVGLASAQTLMFAITVSVVTLPIVLLHNYLEKRR; encoded by the coding sequence ATGGCGACGCCACCGGCAGCTTCTTTCAGATCCGCTCGCGACGTGAGCCAGCGCAAGCGTGCGGAATGGAGCATGACCCTGCCCTTGATGGCCGGACTTGCGATTTTCGCGGGCTACCCTTTGGTGTACCTCGTGCTTCTGGCCTTTTCCCGCTCCGATCTCGGTCAACAGTTTCAGGGCTTCGTCGGGTTCGAAAATTTCGACTGGGCTCTCAGCGGTACGAATTTTTCTGGCTCCGTGGGTCATGCAATCCTATTCGCGCTGATCGTATCCTTGGTGCAACTGGCTCTTGGGCTCTACCTTGCGGTGATCCTGAGCAAGATCGTGCGTGGCGGGCGGTGGCTTCGAACCATCGTGCTGCTACCCCTGATGACACCCCCCGTGATGGTCGGGATCGCGTGGAAACTCATCCTTAACCCTTCGGGGGGCTGGCTCAATGGCGTTTTGCTTCGCACCGGGCTGATCGACGATCCGATTTCGTTTTTCGGCAACCATGCCCTCGCCTTTCCGGCGATCATGCTGGCCGACACATGGCAATGGACGCCGCTGATCGTGATCCTGTGCTTTGCGATCCTGCAAGGCGTGCCACATGACGTCGAAGAGGCCGCCGCACTCGATGGCGCCTATCCGAAGAGGATTTTCTGGACCGTTACCCTGCCGATGATCGCGCCGGCGCTGCTCTCGGTCTACCTGTTGCGGGTCATCATGGCGCTCAAGACCTTTGATCTGGTCTACACGCTCACCTCCGGTGGCCCCGGCAATGCCACCAACATCGCGACGTTCGAGATCTGGAAGACCGCCCTCCGCGAATTCGATGTCGGGCTCGCCTCGGCGCAGACCCTGATGTTCGCGATCACGGTCTCTGTCGTCACCTTGCCGATCGTTCTGCTGCACAATTATCTGGAGAAACGTCGATGA
- a CDS encoding carbohydrate ABC transporter permease — translation MIASAQDTRTDRLIRFGFLAAMLIFFALPIVYLFSTSFKTPDDVLQGRLLPEAATLSNYPHAFAHVPVLRMIWNSVTVALLSGVITLVIAVPATYATIKLGAFRRTVPNITLASYAAPPIIALIPLFYLLQTAQLMDSIPGLALVHGLMNLPVAFWLLKSFVSDIPAEIDEAAWIDGAGYWHTLFAVILPLIFPGILATALICIILSYNEFLFASALTFSDASRTITVGMSLFQGERLVNFGQMAAASFTGMLPIYLIAFLFQKHLVGGLTQGSIK, via the coding sequence ATGATCGCTTCTGCTCAGGATACCCGCACGGATCGCCTGATCCGGTTTGGCTTTCTGGCCGCTATGCTGATCTTTTTCGCGCTGCCGATTGTCTATCTGTTCTCGACCTCGTTCAAAACCCCTGACGACGTGTTGCAGGGACGACTGTTGCCGGAGGCGGCAACGCTCTCGAACTACCCGCATGCGTTCGCGCATGTGCCGGTTTTGCGGATGATCTGGAATTCGGTCACCGTGGCGCTTTTGAGCGGGGTGATCACGCTGGTGATCGCGGTGCCCGCGACCTATGCCACGATCAAGCTCGGCGCCTTTCGCCGGACCGTGCCCAATATCACGCTGGCCTCCTATGCCGCGCCGCCGATTATCGCGCTCATCCCGCTGTTCTATCTGTTGCAAACCGCGCAGCTGATGGACAGCATTCCGGGTCTCGCGCTGGTCCACGGGCTGATGAACCTGCCCGTCGCCTTCTGGCTGCTCAAGAGTTTTGTCAGCGACATCCCGGCAGAGATCGACGAGGCCGCTTGGATCGACGGCGCAGGCTATTGGCACACGCTCTTCGCGGTGATCCTGCCGCTGATCTTTCCCGGCATTCTGGCCACCGCGCTGATCTGTATCATCCTGTCCTACAACGAGTTTCTCTTTGCCTCCGCCCTGACGTTCAGCGACGCAAGCCGCACGATCACGGTCGGCATGTCGCTGTTCCAGGGCGAGCGACTGGTGAATTTCGGACAGATGGCGGCGGCCTCCTTCACCGGTATGCTGCCGATCTATCTCATTGCATTCCTGTTTCAGAAACATCTCGTCGGCGGCCTGACACAGGGCAGCATCAAATAG
- a CDS encoding sugar-binding domain-containing protein produces the protein MGSNSDTQDQIREIAWMHYVGGLTQAQIATRRGLSKMKVHRFVQAAHEQGLVKIFVNNVPTNCMALEAQLIERFGLSSCTIVPDVNELQTMDVSMPAVASAGARFLHGRLENTDQMILGIGSGRTMSGIVKAMPTIKRKKAEFISVTGDFAALSDANPFEVIHALIDKTEGKGYAFTAPLVVDSAEDRDLFLRQRSIRESFERLRDASMIMIGVGHVGPGSFFRSFGLITDAEQGEMIRQGVVADLAGNLINDSGAFVDTGLAKRMLGMDRDLLRDREIVAVCTGIEKWQAARAALRTGFLDGFISSRSVAERILSPD, from the coding sequence ATGGGATCAAACTCAGACACGCAGGACCAGATACGTGAAATCGCATGGATGCATTACGTTGGCGGCCTGACACAGGCACAAATCGCCACGCGTCGCGGTCTGAGCAAGATGAAAGTGCATCGCTTTGTCCAAGCGGCCCATGAGCAGGGACTGGTCAAGATTTTCGTGAACAACGTCCCAACGAATTGTATGGCGCTCGAAGCCCAACTTATCGAGCGTTTCGGACTGTCGAGCTGTACCATCGTGCCGGATGTGAACGAGTTGCAGACCATGGACGTCTCGATGCCCGCCGTCGCCAGTGCCGGGGCGCGTTTTCTGCATGGACGACTGGAGAACACGGATCAGATGATCCTAGGCATCGGCTCGGGACGCACCATGTCCGGAATCGTGAAAGCCATGCCGACGATCAAGCGCAAAAAGGCAGAGTTCATTTCCGTCACCGGCGATTTCGCCGCGCTGAGCGACGCCAACCCGTTTGAGGTCATTCATGCCCTGATCGACAAGACCGAAGGCAAGGGCTACGCTTTCACAGCGCCTCTGGTCGTGGACAGCGCCGAGGATCGTGATCTGTTCTTGCGCCAGCGCAGCATCCGCGAGTCTTTCGAACGGCTCCGCGATGCGTCGATGATCATGATTGGTGTCGGTCATGTCGGCCCCGGCTCGTTCTTCCGCTCTTTCGGACTGATCACCGATGCCGAACAAGGAGAGATGATCCGCCAGGGCGTCGTCGCCGATCTGGCGGGCAATCTGATCAACGACAGCGGAGCCTTTGTCGATACCGGGCTTGCCAAGCGCATGCTCGGGATGGATCGGGATTTGTTACGTGACCGCGAAATCGTTGCCGTCTGTACCGGCATAGAGAAATGGCAAGCCGCCCGCGCGGCGCTCCGCACGGGCTTTCTCGATGGATTCATTTCCTCGCGTAGTGTGGCCGAGCGCATTCTGTCGCCCGACTGA
- a CDS encoding sugar ABC transporter substrate-binding protein, translated as MNRKTQTEARTTHDTKGSAMTRRQLLGSGMGVAAGAALGSGVLSARAYAQAGETITVLMSQPQVGGARIVAKVFEAETGVKVEIVPVPLDQIQQQLTLDLQSGAKRFDAFDYWYISKGSLVETGVLEDITDRIEADADEIMPDDFIATVYDPYSLYNGRRYALPFDGDTHALFYNTEIFERNGLTAPKTWDEVITTSEAITEAESANGIYGMALMGIRAPLQNISVFANRLANYGGEFLDADGRPALDSEAALMAAQNLVATVPSALPTPAETGFDQALTAFVGGRAAMTEGWIDLGAYSEDSENSKIAGKWNVVQLPVGGSQTESRAPLNAGWALGIAAYGSKKDLAWEFIKLASSAKMHLDLLTTTGSGIDPIRISALTSPEYEAFNARSQRAASASLNGAMAWPTGPQAPRMLESLSEQLAIMISGESTPEDAMELAQKSWERLLR; from the coding sequence ATGAACAGAAAAACTCAGACAGAGGCTCGAACCACACACGACACCAAGGGATCGGCGATGACGCGTCGTCAGCTTTTGGGAAGCGGCATGGGCGTGGCAGCCGGCGCAGCTTTAGGCAGCGGCGTGCTGTCAGCGCGCGCCTATGCGCAAGCGGGCGAAACCATCACAGTCCTGATGTCTCAGCCTCAGGTGGGTGGCGCCAGGATCGTCGCTAAGGTTTTCGAGGCGGAGACTGGCGTGAAGGTGGAAATCGTCCCCGTACCACTCGACCAGATTCAGCAGCAGCTCACTCTCGATCTGCAATCCGGCGCGAAACGATTCGACGCCTTTGATTATTGGTACATCTCAAAGGGCTCACTGGTCGAAACCGGTGTTCTTGAGGACATCACCGACCGGATTGAGGCCGACGCGGACGAAATCATGCCGGACGATTTTATCGCGACGGTCTACGATCCCTACAGCCTTTACAATGGCCGTCGCTACGCTCTGCCTTTTGACGGCGACACTCATGCGCTGTTCTATAACACCGAAATTTTCGAGCGAAACGGCCTGACAGCCCCGAAAACATGGGATGAGGTCATCACCACATCTGAGGCCATCACCGAAGCCGAGAGCGCAAACGGTATCTATGGTATGGCCTTGATGGGCATTCGTGCCCCACTTCAGAACATTTCCGTCTTTGCCAACCGCCTTGCCAATTATGGTGGCGAGTTTCTCGATGCGGACGGGCGCCCGGCGCTGGACAGCGAAGCCGCGCTCATGGCGGCCCAGAACCTTGTCGCCACGGTGCCCTCGGCGCTGCCGACACCGGCGGAAACCGGCTTTGATCAAGCGCTCACCGCCTTTGTCGGCGGACGTGCTGCGATGACCGAAGGTTGGATCGACCTCGGCGCCTATTCAGAAGACAGCGAAAACTCCAAGATCGCAGGCAAATGGAACGTCGTGCAATTGCCCGTCGGCGGCAGCCAGACCGAAAGCCGCGCACCGCTCAACGCGGGCTGGGCACTTGGCATCGCAGCCTATGGCAGCAAGAAAGACCTCGCCTGGGAGTTCATCAAACTGGCGTCCTCCGCAAAGATGCATCTCGACTTGCTGACCACCACTGGTTCCGGCATCGATCCGATCCGCATCTCCGCTCTGACCAGCCCGGAGTACGAGGCCTTCAACGCCCGAAGCCAACGGGCCGCGAGCGCCTCGCTCAATGGTGCGATGGCCTGGCCCACCGGCCCGCAAGCGCCGCGGATGCTCGAAAGCCTGTCAGAACAGCTCGCCATCATGATCTCCGGCGAAAGCACGCCAGAAGACGCGATGGAGCTGGCCCAGAAAAGCTGGGAACGCCTGCTGCGTTAA
- a CDS encoding VOC family protein, whose translation MSEETKITQIGVVVRDLDATMKMYHQLLGWGPWNVYEHTAPVLHDTHLHGKPATYSMLCAEVMVGDMCYELIQPLEGDSIYKEWLEEHGEGLHHVAVMKHGQDAADQFKKDMDAAGAKMLMGGRIGETIEFYYLDSEPQLKVILESGTGHAIDLKPIRTYPE comes from the coding sequence ATGTCCGAGGAAACCAAAATCACTCAGATCGGTGTCGTCGTGCGCGACCTGGATGCGACGATGAAAATGTATCACCAGCTTCTGGGCTGGGGACCGTGGAATGTGTACGAACATACAGCCCCCGTGCTGCATGATACCCATCTGCACGGTAAACCTGCGACCTATTCGATGCTCTGCGCCGAAGTCATGGTCGGTGATATGTGCTACGAGTTGATCCAGCCGCTTGAAGGCGACTCGATCTACAAGGAGTGGCTCGAAGAACATGGCGAGGGCCTGCACCACGTTGCCGTGATGAAACATGGCCAAGATGCGGCAGATCAGTTCAAGAAGGACATGGATGCGGCGGGCGCGAAGATGCTTATGGGCGGGCGCATCGGTGAGACCATCGAATTCTATTACCTTGACAGCGAACCGCAGCTCAAAGTGATCCTAGAATCCGGCACGGGTCATGCCATCGATCTGAAACCGATCCGCACCTATCCTGAGTGA
- the ugpC gene encoding sn-glycerol-3-phosphate ABC transporter ATP-binding protein UgpC has translation MVSINIQNLEKHYGKVKALHGLNLEIDDGEFIVLVGPSGCGKSTLLRCVAGLNPISGGDILFDGTPVGHLPPQERDLSMVFQNYALYPHLTVAQNLAFGLKVRKTPSEEIEKRVKWAADILAITPYLDRRPRALSGGQRQRVAMGRAMVKHSNAFLFDEPLSNLDAQLRVQMRKEIRALQQRIGVTSIYVTHDQVEAMTMGDRIVVMKDGRIEQVGSPSELYTAPRTRFVAGFIGSPQMSFVTAQADGHRMTLSDGTVLTSATAAKGTVTLGIRPENFLDSASEANRLTLDVTNQQVVGTSTSYFANLGDSEIEVIRQGSDTERPETLALGIRPEHIMVFDKDDHRIAA, from the coding sequence ATGGTCTCAATCAACATTCAGAATCTCGAAAAACATTACGGCAAGGTTAAGGCACTTCACGGGCTGAACCTTGAGATCGACGACGGCGAGTTCATCGTGCTGGTCGGCCCCTCGGGCTGTGGCAAGTCGACCCTGCTGCGCTGTGTGGCCGGACTGAACCCGATCTCTGGCGGCGATATTCTGTTCGACGGCACGCCGGTCGGGCATCTGCCGCCACAAGAGCGCGATCTGTCAATGGTGTTCCAAAATTATGCGCTCTACCCGCATCTGACGGTGGCGCAAAATCTCGCCTTCGGCCTCAAGGTGCGCAAGACGCCCTCAGAGGAAATCGAAAAGCGAGTAAAATGGGCCGCCGATATTCTGGCGATCACCCCCTATCTCGACCGCCGCCCGCGCGCCTTGTCAGGCGGGCAACGTCAACGGGTGGCCATGGGCCGCGCCATGGTCAAGCATTCCAACGCCTTCCTGTTCGACGAACCGCTGTCGAACCTCGACGCACAGTTGCGCGTCCAGATGCGCAAGGAAATCCGCGCCCTGCAACAGCGGATTGGCGTAACCTCGATCTATGTGACCCATGATCAGGTCGAAGCGATGACCATGGGCGACCGTATCGTGGTGATGAAGGACGGGCGGATCGAACAGGTCGGCAGCCCGTCTGAGCTTTACACCGCGCCGAGAACCCGCTTTGTCGCAGGGTTCATCGGCTCGCCGCAGATGAGCTTTGTCACCGCGCAGGCCGACGGACATCGGATGACACTGAGTGACGGAACGGTTTTGACCAGTGCCACCGCCGCGAAAGGCACCGTGACACTGGGAATTCGCCCCGAAAATTTCCTCGACAGCGCCTCCGAGGCCAACAGACTGACGCTCGATGTCACCAATCAACAGGTCGTTGGCACCTCGACGAGCTATTTCGCCAACCTTGGCGATAGTGAGATCGAGGTGATCCGCCAAGGCAGCGACACAGAGCGCCCCGAGACTCTCGCGCTTGGCATCCGGCCCGAACATATCATGGTCTTTGACAAAGACGATCACCGCATCGCCGCCTGA
- a CDS encoding class II aldolase/adducin family protein → MKSLWDEAEAERLRTAAGDDPAEQDLAMRVYTSQLIGQEPDLVLHGGGNTSVKTRRRDESGVERDVIHVKGSGWDLATIEGPGLPAMWLDPLLEARKTATMSDEDMVTFLRREMLDQSGPNPSVEALLHAFLPAKFVDHTHSCAALAIANQPDAAERAREIFGDELSIVPYVMPGFKLSHAADKIHAEQGGGTSGQFLVNHGLFSFGDDARTSYERILRYTTMCEEYLASKGAALLPEEVGTKAQDPEAHTSVAALRVALKEWGFFADTLALDLRLSEANDRFLALEGLAEITGRGTATPDHVIRIKPRPVIGEATFGVEEWREVIKDFAAWYEAYFNRNAPHADEPKTMLDPLPRVALIRGLGIVGIGRSAKEAGVAADLAEQTARIILAAEGIGRFTPLNERDLFDMEYWSLEQAKLKPNA, encoded by the coding sequence ATGAAGTCTCTTTGGGACGAAGCAGAAGCGGAGCGTTTGCGCACGGCGGCGGGGGATGATCCGGCGGAACAGGATCTTGCGATGCGGGTCTACACCTCGCAATTGATCGGGCAGGAGCCGGATCTGGTGCTGCATGGCGGGGGCAACACCTCGGTCAAAACCCGGCGGCGCGACGAGAGCGGTGTCGAGCGCGATGTCATCCATGTAAAAGGCTCCGGCTGGGATCTGGCGACCATCGAGGGGCCAGGTCTGCCCGCCATGTGGCTCGATCCGCTGCTGGAAGCACGCAAGACCGCGACGATGTCGGATGAGGACATGGTGACCTTCTTACGCCGCGAGATGCTGGATCAAAGTGGACCGAACCCGTCGGTGGAGGCGCTGCTGCATGCGTTCTTGCCAGCGAAGTTCGTCGACCACACTCATTCTTGCGCAGCGCTGGCAATTGCCAACCAGCCAGATGCCGCCGAGCGCGCTCGCGAAATTTTCGGCGACGAACTGAGCATCGTGCCCTATGTCATGCCCGGTTTCAAACTCTCGCACGCGGCGGATAAGATCCATGCCGAGCAGGGCGGCGGGACATCGGGGCAGTTTCTGGTGAACCACGGCCTGTTTTCTTTTGGCGACGATGCCCGCACCTCTTACGAGCGTATTCTGCGCTATACGACGATGTGTGAAGAGTATCTCGCCTCGAAAGGCGCGGCTTTGTTGCCCGAAGAAGTCGGCACGAAGGCGCAGGATCCGGAGGCGCATACATCGGTTGCGGCGCTGCGGGTTGCCTTGAAGGAATGGGGATTTTTTGCGGACACTCTGGCACTCGATTTGCGCCTCAGCGAGGCAAATGACCGTTTTCTGGCGCTGGAGGGATTGGCGGAGATCACCGGGCGGGGCACCGCGACGCCGGATCACGTCATCCGGATCAAGCCCCGTCCGGTCATCGGCGAGGCGACATTTGGCGTGGAAGAGTGGCGTGAGGTCATCAAGGACTTCGCCGCCTGGTATGAGGCCTATTTCAATCGCAACGCTCCCCATGCAGACGAACCGAAAACTATGCTCGATCCGCTGCCGCGCGTGGCGTTGATCCGGGGGCTCGGCATTGTCGGCATCGGGCGGTCCGCGAAAGAGGCCGGTGTGGCGGCTGATCTCGCTGAGCAGACTGCGCGGATTATTCTGGCTGCCGAAGGGATCGGGCGGTTCACACCGCTCAACGAGCGCGATCTCTTCGACATGGAATACTGGTCTTTGGAACAGGCGAAGCTGAAACCGAATGCCTAA